The following are from one region of the Thermococcus cleftensis genome:
- a CDS encoding DNA-directed RNA polymerase subunit N, whose amino-acid sequence MIVPVRCFTCGKVIGDKYYEFKARVEKGEDPEKVLDDLGIERYCCRRTLLSHVELIDHAMQYRVY is encoded by the coding sequence CAGGTGCTTCACGTGTGGGAAGGTCATAGGTGACAAGTACTACGAGTTCAAGGCCCGAGTTGAGAAGGGCGAGGACCCCGAGAAGGTCCTTGACGACCTCGGGATTGAGAGGTACTGCTGCAGGAGGACCCTCCTCAGCCACGTCGAACTCATCGATCACGCGATGCAGTACAGAGTGTATTAA